The stretch of DNA ATCCGGGAATCCGATGGCCTTCGCAGCAGCGGCCGACCAGTAGTTGAGCCACCCGAGACGATGCGGAATCTCCGGTGAGCGGATCTTCTCTGGAAGCTTGAGCGCTGGCAGTCCCCGGGGAGGGCGCGGAGGCCCTTCCAACGTGGGACTCGTTTGCTCTGCGATCGCCACACCCGCGTCGAACGGCGTCGCGTGCCCCCAGAACGCGAGAGCGAATTCCCCTATGGCTGCCAGCACATCCGCTGCCGCCGCGATACTCGCCGTGTCGAGTGGCAGGCTCGCATGAACCTCGAAGTGCGGCACACCGTCTGCTGCAAGACCAAGAGGGTTCTCCGACCCGCCAAGAGTCACCAAGCGATCGTCGTCATCGTTGCAGAGAAAGAAAAAACCGCCGTTTGTCTTGTCTGTTGCTAGCCCCTGATCGCGGTTGGGCAATGGGATGAGGTCTTCCTTTTCAGAAGTTGTCCACGCCAGCCGCAGCTCAGGAAGCGCACGCTCCATTCCTTGAGCGATGGCAAGAGGGCGTTTCTCGTCGCCCACGAGCGTCGGCGCATAGACACTGATAGCAATTTCGTTGCGCACAAGCACCACGTTAGCACCAATCCATGACAACGACCGTGAGGTTCGGTTCCAAGCTCTGTAGTAGCGCTTTGTGCTCTGCGCTCATGACGCCAACGACGAAGTTATAGCCACATTCCTTGGCGAGTTTGGCTTCTTCTCTGATCTGCGGCAATTTCACTTCGACAAGGAATTTCCGGGAGCGGGGCGATTGGTGGCCAAGGTTGTAGGTCTTAACCTCCCACAGCGTGCGCGTAGCGAGCACCAGCGCATCGAAGCTCTTAACTGT from Hyalangium ruber encodes:
- a CDS encoding DUF5953 family protein, encoding MLVRNEIAISVYAPTLVGDEKRPLAIAQGMERALPELRLAWTTSEKEDLIPLPNRDQGLATDKTNGGFFFLCNDDDDRLVTLGGSENPLGLAADGVPHFEVHASLPLDTASIAAAADVLAAIGEFALAFWGHATPFDAGVAIAEQTSPTLEGPPRPPRGLPALKLPEKIRSPEIPHRLGWLNYWSAAAAKAIGFPDPARDAELLSRARRTESGGWVVQLTDAPLDLDNPAHLDALKRAYERFPEIGGRGSP